One genomic window of Spirochaetia bacterium 38H-sp includes the following:
- a CDS encoding tetratricopeptide repeat protein produces the protein MAKYIRASFKFIILFSLICIFPSCQIAKESYMMTRGYLAFTRGDYQDALLSYLDIENITSDYHMLSYNIGVIYQALDQEKSLKKWLEAEKSDNAAIKVSALYNIGLYYYNSGKYQEAYTYFLQALKISPADMDIKINLELAYQRLIAISGTTSSADVENKKQKTRRSENSYILQYLKKKEQDRWKSGELTPDVNTSNDW, from the coding sequence ATGGCAAAATATATAAGGGCATCATTTAAGTTTATTATTTTGTTTTCCTTAATATGTATTTTCCCATCCTGTCAGATTGCGAAAGAAAGCTATATGATGACCAGAGGATACCTGGCGTTTACAAGAGGGGATTATCAGGATGCATTGTTATCGTATCTGGATATAGAAAATATCACTTCTGACTATCATATGCTTTCGTATAATATAGGTGTAATATATCAGGCATTGGACCAGGAAAAATCTCTTAAAAAATGGCTGGAAGCTGAGAAATCTGATAATGCTGCTATAAAGGTTTCTGCCTTATATAATATAGGTCTATATTATTATAATAGTGGGAAGTATCAAGAAGCCTATACATATTTTTTACAGGCTTTAAAAATTTCCCCGGCAGATATGGACATAAAAATAAATTTGGAACTTGCATATCAGCGATTGATAGCAATATCAGGAACCACATCTTCTGCTGATGTAGAAAATAAGAAGCAAAAGACAAGAAGGTCAGAGAACTCATATATTCTACAGTATCTTAAGAAAAAGGAGCAAGACAGGTGGAAATCGGGAGAGCTTACACCGGATGTAAACACCTCAAACGATTGGTAA